In one window of Bacillota bacterium DNA:
- the trpC gene encoding indole-3-glycerol phosphate synthase TrpC: MSGTGILERITRRKLKRVEEAMRGIPWARMEEMALAAPVPRRFLGSLEASPMAIIAEVKRASPSRGVLMLDPDPLGMALAYERAGVNAVSVVTEEDFFLGTQSDLRLVKGGISLPVMRKDFIIHPYQVLESRAIGADAVLLIVKCLREKGLKEFLGLCESIGLEALVEVHDREEAHIAVNAGARIIGINNRDLVTFHTDIGVTEAVLPVIPPDRFVVSESGIWAREDVVRVCRAGARGVLVGEALVKSGPGGVQAKIREFRGEEDGF, encoded by the coding sequence GGGCAAGGATGGAAGAGATGGCACTGGCGGCCCCTGTTCCCCGGCGCTTCTTGGGCTCCCTTGAGGCGTCCCCTATGGCCATCATTGCCGAGGTCAAGAGGGCCTCACCTTCGAGAGGGGTTCTCATGCTAGACCCGGACCCCCTGGGGATGGCCCTGGCCTACGAGAGGGCGGGGGTGAACGCTGTGTCAGTGGTGACGGAAGAGGATTTCTTCCTAGGCACCCAGTCCGACCTCCGATTGGTGAAGGGAGGGATATCCCTGCCGGTCATGAGGAAAGACTTCATCATCCACCCTTACCAGGTCTTAGAATCCCGTGCCATAGGCGCTGATGCCGTGTTGCTTATCGTCAAGTGCTTGCGGGAAAAGGGGTTGAAAGAGTTCCTCGGTCTTTGTGAGAGCATTGGGCTTGAGGCCTTGGTTGAGGTTCATGACCGGGAGGAGGCCCATATCGCAGTGAATGCCGGAGCTAGGATCATCGGGATCAATAACCGGGACCTTGTGACCTTCCATACAGACATAGGGGTTACTGAGGCGGTGTTACCCGTCATACCCCCCGATCGGTTCGTGGTGAGTGAAAGCGGTATCTGGGCACGGGAGGACGTGGTCAGGGTATGCCGGGCTGGGGCCAGGGGTGTGCTGGTGGGGGAGGCTCTGGTGAAGTCCGGGCCTGGTGGGGTCCAGGCCAAGATCCGGGAGTTCAGGGGCGAGGAGGATGGCTTCTGA
- a CDS encoding phosphoribosylanthranilate isomerase, with amino-acid sequence MGTFVKICGITSLEAALACARGGADAIGFVFAKSRRRVSVAEAKRISLGLPGGLYRVGVFVDMRPDYVLEVAGEVCLTHLQLHGSESPAQCEYLRDRRLPVIKALRVRNTESLKRMASYDVDAFLLDSYVPGRVGGTGTMIDLDLLGRLGTGSPIIVAGGLDSGNVPPVIRAVRPYGVDVSSGVERNGVKAADLILDFIRAVREAEMETGSPEDLPADSVVRAQCHPRQSHDSTRKGEKA; translated from the coding sequence ATGGGCACCTTTGTAAAGATCTGCGGTATTACCTCCCTGGAGGCAGCCCTGGCCTGCGCAAGGGGCGGTGCCGATGCCATTGGTTTCGTGTTTGCCAAGAGCCGCCGGAGGGTCAGTGTAGCCGAGGCCAAGCGGATCTCCCTGGGCCTTCCCGGTGGCCTGTACAGGGTTGGGGTGTTTGTGGATATGAGACCTGACTACGTCCTGGAGGTGGCCGGCGAGGTGTGCCTCACTCACCTGCAACTTCACGGTTCGGAAAGCCCCGCGCAGTGTGAATACCTCAGAGACAGGAGGCTTCCCGTGATAAAGGCTCTCAGGGTCAGGAACACAGAGAGCCTGAAGAGGATGGCCTCGTATGACGTGGATGCGTTCCTCTTAGACTCGTATGTCCCGGGAAGAGTGGGAGGCACAGGCACCATGATTGACCTGGATCTTCTAGGCAGACTGGGTACAGGCAGTCCCATCATCGTAGCGGGGGGCCTGGACTCCGGCAACGTCCCGCCGGTGATCAGGGCCGTTCGCCCCTACGGGGTGGACGTCAGTTCTGGAGTGGAACGTAACGGGGTCAAGGCCGCCGATCTGATCCTCGACTTCATCCGGGCGGTGAGGGAGGCAGAAATGGAGACTGGCTCCCCAGAGGACTTGCCCGCCGACAGTGTGGTCCGGGCCCAGTGCCACCCACGCCAAAGCCATGACAGTACCAGGAAGGGAGAGAAGGCATAG